In Patescibacteria group bacterium, a single window of DNA contains:
- a CDS encoding DUF192 domain-containing protein: MKFLIFTISVIVTFILFFNLGYLFLSKFKSGNDTAILRVGNATFEVEIADNPLLTAKGLSGRDVLSEGHGMLFVFSHPRHYPFWMKAMKFPLDFIWIRNKTVVGIDPNVPVRYGVSSFKTVIPREPVDMVLEINAGEAKKVGIQKGDEIKLRQK; encoded by the coding sequence ATGAAATTTTTGATTTTTACTATTTCTGTGATAGTCACATTTATCCTTTTTTTTAATTTAGGTTACCTTTTTCTTTCTAAGTTTAAGTCTGGGAATGACACAGCAATTTTAAGGGTAGGAAATGCTACCTTTGAGGTAGAGATTGCAGATAATCCGTTGCTAACTGCCAAGGGGCTGTCTGGTCGTGACGTATTGTCGGAAGGTCATGGTATGTTGTTTGTTTTTTCACATCCCCGCCACTATCCTTTTTGGATGAAAGCTATGAAATTTCCCTTGGACTTTATTTGGATTCGTAATAAAACAGTTGTGGGTATTGACCCTAATGTGCCGGTTCGTTACGGTGTTTCAAGTTTTAAGACAGTTATTCCGAGAGAGCCTGTGGATATGGTCTTGGAAATAAATGCAGGAGAGGCAAAAAAAGTAGGGATTCAAAAAGGAGATGAAATCAAATTGCGACAAAAATAA